One stretch of Glandiceps talaboti chromosome 7, keGlaTala1.1, whole genome shotgun sequence DNA includes these proteins:
- the LOC144437799 gene encoding complement C1q-like protein 4, with protein MMYQYITIACLAFACFGDSAHAKMVGFSVARETAFGPLAEADRLQFEVALTNTDDCFDLATGVFTAPVSGHYFFNVNAHKANDLKDSPALRIAVNMALRVSAAESGNDGMDSASNSLIFHMKAGELAWVHCDAGGVVSATHGRETSFHGFLISED; from the coding sequence ATGATGTATCAGTATATCACCATAGCTTGCCTCGCCTTCGCCTGTTTTGGGGACAGTGCACATGCGAAAATGGTGGGTTTCTCGGTAGCTAGGGAAACTGCATTCGGTCCTCTGGCGGAAGCCGATCGACTACAATTTGAAGTTGCACTTACCAATACTGATGATTGTTTTGACCTTGCGACTGGTGTCTTCACTGCTCCCGTTAGTGGTCACTATTTCTTTAACGTAAATGCACACAAGGCCAACGATTTGAAAGACAGTCCAGCTCTTCGTATTGCGGTAAACATGGCATTGAGGGTGAGCGCTGCTGAGAGTGGAAACGACGGGATGGATTCAGCATCCAACAGTCTTATTTTTCACATGAAGGCAGGAGAACTAGCCTGGGTACACTGCGATGCAGGTGGTGTGGTATCTGCCACTCATGGAAGAGAAACCTCCTTCCACGGTTTCCTAATTTCTGAAGATTAA